One segment of Oscillospiraceae bacterium MB08-C2-2 DNA contains the following:
- a CDS encoding L-2-amino-thiazoline-4-carboxylic acid hydrolase: MAVTKNISNKPAITDDTMTNMLRSQIEQRAEWFFLMNDEAAKRGHDWEEYCRPAIFRCGCFRGDEMLQSFADKGDLVELGEYFKNNPNTKVFEKEYITITPEKLEMHFHYCPLVAGWQKMTDDEELIAKCCDVAMDGDRGIFSRIPDCAFTLDGTLAEGQPVCKLILEKTK; encoded by the coding sequence ATGGCTGTTACCAAGAACATTTCCAATAAGCCCGCCATTACCGATGATACCATGACCAATATGCTTCGCTCTCAGATTGAGCAGCGTGCCGAATGGTTTTTTCTAATGAACGATGAAGCCGCCAAACGAGGCCACGATTGGGAAGAATATTGCCGCCCGGCTATTTTCCGCTGCGGCTGTTTTCGTGGTGATGAAATGCTCCAAAGCTTCGCAGATAAAGGCGATTTGGTTGAGCTGGGCGAATATTTTAAAAACAACCCCAATACCAAGGTTTTTGAGAAAGAATACATCACCATTACTCCCGAAAAGCTGGAAATGCATTTTCACTATTGCCCCTTGGTGGCAGGCTGGCAGAAAATGACCGACGATGAGGAACTGATTGCTAAATGCTGTGATGTGGCTATGGATGGTGACCGTGGCATTTTCAGCCGCATTCCTGACTGTGCATTCACGCTGGATGGTACCTTGGCTGAGGGTCAGCCTGTCTGCAAGCTGATTCTTGAGAAAACCAAGTAG
- the dcd gene encoding dCTP deaminase codes for MILSGEEIRKQVELGCIRITPFDSGCVNPNSYNLKLHNELMVYTDPVLDMKKPLNTKTIVIPEEGLVLEPGRLYLGRTHEYTATDVYVPMLEGRSSIGRLGLYIHVTAGFGDIGFAGYWTLEIQCIQPVRIYPMVEICQIYYHRIEGDFKKYTGGKYQKNTGIQPSLMYKDFEK; via the coding sequence ATGATACTCTCAGGAGAAGAAATCAGAAAACAGGTTGAGCTTGGCTGTATTCGAATTACACCTTTTGATTCGGGGTGTGTCAACCCAAACAGCTACAATCTAAAGCTGCACAATGAGCTGATGGTTTACACCGATCCGGTTTTGGATATGAAAAAGCCCCTTAACACCAAAACTATCGTGATCCCGGAGGAAGGTCTTGTTTTGGAGCCGGGGCGGCTTTATTTGGGCCGGACTCATGAATACACCGCAACCGATGTTTATGTCCCTATGCTGGAAGGGAGATCCTCCATTGGCAGGCTGGGGCTTTACATTCATGTGACTGCTGGCTTCGGTGATATCGGCTTTGCGGGCTACTGGACTTTGGAGATACAGTGCATTCAGCCGGTGCGCATTTATCCCATGGTGGAAATATGCCAGATATATTACCATAGGATAGAGGGAGATTTTAAAAAATACACCGGCGGCAAATACCAAAAGAACACCGGTATCCAGCCAAGCTTGATGTATAAGGATTTTGAAAAGTAA
- a CDS encoding HD domain-containing phosphohydrolase, with product MADSILVIDDIEINRIILKEILSRDYDILEADGGLSAVEILFNTPRLPQAILLDIMMPGMDGFEVLSLLKSNPITEKIPVLFITAADAETNESKGLKAGAVDYISKPFNPDVVKARVDIHVKLFHYQNDLEAMVETKTKALTETHESILETLATIIEYRSLESGTHIRRTQELSGIMVDRMLHNAAFRDELLANDPGALIKATALHDIGKIGIPDSILLKPARLTHEEFEIIKTHTIIGGEILDSIGTTVEEQAVYLRHCKDICRSHHEKWNGSGYPYGLSGEAIPLSARILAVVDVYDALVNERCYKKAYPHDVAMNMLVEDSGKHFDPRLIETLLEVEEDFHLLELRLSGGKPEGVAAPMREIDQIPLTYQFQPWIADD from the coding sequence ATGGCTGATAGCATATTGGTGATTGACGATATCGAAATCAATCGAATTATTTTAAAGGAAATACTATCCCGGGATTATGATATTCTGGAGGCCGATGGCGGTCTGAGCGCTGTGGAGATTTTATTCAACACACCCCGGCTGCCGCAGGCTATCCTGCTGGATATTATGATGCCAGGGATGGACGGATTCGAAGTGCTCAGTCTTTTGAAATCCAATCCTATTACCGAGAAAATACCGGTGCTGTTTATAACAGCGGCCGATGCCGAAACCAATGAATCCAAGGGCTTGAAAGCAGGAGCTGTGGACTACATCTCCAAGCCTTTTAACCCTGATGTGGTCAAGGCCCGGGTGGATATTCATGTCAAGCTGTTTCACTACCAGAACGATCTGGAGGCTATGGTGGAAACCAAAACCAAGGCTTTGACTGAAACCCATGAGAGTATTCTGGAAACCTTGGCCACTATTATCGAATACCGCAGTCTGGAATCCGGAACACATATCCGGCGCACACAGGAGCTTTCCGGCATTATGGTGGACCGCATGCTCCACAATGCGGCGTTCCGGGATGAACTGCTTGCCAATGATCCGGGTGCACTCATTAAGGCGACTGCTCTCCATGATATTGGAAAAATCGGCATTCCGGACAGCATCCTTTTGAAACCGGCCCGCCTTACACACGAGGAGTTTGAAATTATCAAAACCCACACCATTATTGGCGGCGAAATTTTGGATTCCATCGGCACCACAGTGGAGGAACAAGCTGTGTATCTGCGGCATTGCAAGGATATCTGCCGCTCTCACCATGAAAAATGGAATGGCTCAGGCTACCCTTATGGGCTTTCCGGGGAGGCAATTCCCCTATCTGCCCGTATCTTGGCAGTTGTGGATGTGTACGATGCCCTGGTCAATGAGCGCTGTTACAAAAAGGCTTATCCCCACGATGTAGCTATGAATATGCTTGTGGAGGATTCCGGCAAGCACTTTGACCCCCGGCTGATTGAAACTTTACTGGAGGTTGAGGAGGATTTCCATCTGCTGGAGCTAAGACTAAGCGGAGGGAAACCCGAAGGCGTTGCTGCTCCCATGAGGGAAATTGATCAAATCCCCCTCACTTATCAATTTCAGCCCTGGATTGCTGACGACTAA
- a CDS encoding ATP-binding protein, translated as MLLPEYDAKIDSLIFKAGELLRFDALNQESFDCLVSELQNTLEADLVCLGLCHPSVPQYICCRNFPEFEILMGQLIAENAVCRLTDSLTESLWGDDLETFMNQTLLPKIQGGIALTIDWNAQPIGILLCGRKNTAWSPQEHRLLKHICCTISLAVDNYMALETFQSQNRELLSLSQQHLSKAQAEAENANQSKQEFLSRMSHEFRTPVNAIIGMAGIAADSESPEKVKECLKQINHSSRHLLELINGVLDMSQIAANQLTLDIRPFDFDAMLAEISLRYTPEALKKGHTLTFQLDPKTPRYFRGDDYRLAQVIGNLLSNAIKFTPTGGTVQVNVREITRDNIRSTIAIAVSDNGIGIAQDQHPTLFTYFEQGEGGSSRHFEGVGLGLTLCKSIVKMMEGDITVVSKEGMGSVFTFVVNMDLWLNRPEDGPPVLCDNVSRGTPEASCPPLPVNPRGYSAVPPPVACAAPTLEQLADLSSYVDMEKGLSRILGNKAIYITLLKSFANSPQIPQLYRELSEEENEAAIQTVHTIKGMTGNLSLPAAYNAAVLLEAQLKNNRPAHNSLDAFRQVMEKTLLYISALLEKLKNEV; from the coding sequence ATGCTTCTGCCCGAATATGATGCTAAAATAGACAGCTTGATTTTTAAAGCCGGGGAGCTTTTGCGTTTCGATGCTTTGAATCAGGAAAGCTTCGATTGTCTGGTAAGCGAACTTCAAAATACATTGGAGGCGGATTTGGTGTGTCTGGGGCTTTGCCACCCTTCTGTTCCTCAGTATATCTGCTGCCGAAATTTCCCTGAATTTGAAATATTGATGGGGCAGCTTATCGCAGAAAATGCTGTCTGCCGCCTGACCGACTCTTTAACCGAAAGCCTGTGGGGCGACGATCTGGAAACTTTTATGAACCAGACTCTTCTGCCTAAAATACAGGGCGGTATTGCCCTCACCATTGACTGGAATGCACAGCCCATCGGAATTCTGCTGTGCGGGCGCAAAAATACCGCATGGTCTCCACAGGAGCATCGCCTTTTAAAGCATATATGCTGCACAATCTCCCTTGCAGTGGATAATTACATGGCTCTGGAAACCTTTCAATCCCAAAACCGTGAGCTGCTCAGCCTTTCACAGCAGCATTTATCCAAAGCGCAGGCCGAGGCCGAAAACGCCAATCAATCCAAGCAGGAATTTCTTTCTCGCATGAGCCACGAATTCCGCACACCGGTTAATGCCATCATTGGTATGGCCGGTATTGCGGCAGACAGCGAAAGCCCCGAAAAGGTTAAAGAGTGTCTCAAGCAAATTAACCATTCCTCCCGGCACTTGCTGGAGCTGATCAACGGCGTGCTGGATATGTCCCAGATTGCCGCCAACCAACTTACACTGGATATTCGCCCCTTTGATTTTGATGCAATGCTGGCTGAAATATCCCTGCGGTATACACCCGAAGCGCTGAAAAAAGGACATACCCTAACCTTCCAGCTTGACCCCAAAACACCTCGTTATTTCCGAGGCGATGATTACCGATTGGCACAGGTGATTGGTAATCTGCTTTCCAATGCCATTAAATTCACCCCCACTGGCGGCACGGTACAGGTGAATGTTCGGGAAATTACCCGGGATAATATTCGCTCCACTATAGCTATCGCCGTTTCAGATAACGGAATCGGCATTGCACAGGATCAGCACCCCACCCTGTTTACCTATTTTGAGCAGGGAGAGGGTGGCTCATCCCGGCATTTTGAAGGAGTTGGGCTTGGGCTGACCCTTTGTAAAAGCATTGTTAAAATGATGGAGGGCGATATTACTGTTGTCAGCAAAGAAGGGATGGGTAGCGTTTTCACCTTCGTGGTGAATATGGATTTGTGGCTTAACCGGCCTGAGGATGGCCCCCCGGTCTTATGTGATAATGTAAGCCGTGGTACACCGGAGGCATCTTGCCCTCCTCTGCCTGTAAACCCAAGAGGCTATTCAGCCGTTCCCCCTCCGGTTGCCTGTGCTGCTCCCACTCTGGAGCAGTTGGCTGATTTGAGCTCATATGTGGATATGGAAAAAGGGCTCTCCCGGATATTGGGCAATAAAGCCATTTATATCACGCTTCTGAAGAGCTTCGCCAACAGTCCCCAAATCCCACAGCTTTATAGGGAGCTTTCCGAGGAAGAAAACGAAGCCGCTATCCAGACCGTTCACACCATTAAAGGAATGACCGGCAATCTTTCTCTGCCAGCCGCTTACAACGCAGCTGTTCTGTTGGAAGCCCAGCTGAAAAACAATCGGCCTGCACACAACAGCTTGGATGCTTTCCGGCAGGTTATGGAAAAGACCCTCCTTTATATAAGCGCACTGCTGGAAAAATTGAAAAACGAGGTCTGA
- a CDS encoding MmcQ/YjbR family DNA-binding protein, protein MKNSWISSQCLSLPGAVEDYKEEWDAWRYLIGDKMFAMVGTDNLKRPILTLKLEPEEGRLLREQYEDIGPGYYMNKLHWNSFLLEGSVPVEIMKACLSQAYQLVLAGLPKKVQAAIAGK, encoded by the coding sequence ATGAAGAATAGTTGGATTTCATCCCAATGCTTGTCCCTTCCCGGCGCTGTCGAGGATTATAAAGAGGAATGGGACGCTTGGCGCTATCTAATCGGAGACAAAATGTTTGCCATGGTTGGAACAGACAATTTAAAGCGTCCGATCTTAACCTTGAAGCTGGAACCGGAAGAGGGCAGACTGCTTCGGGAACAATACGAGGATATTGGCCCCGGCTACTATATGAATAAGCTGCATTGGAACTCCTTTTTGCTGGAAGGCTCTGTGCCTGTGGAGATTATGAAGGCCTGCCTCAGCCAAGCCTATCAGCTGGTGCTTGCCGGTCTGCCCAAAAAGGTGCAGGCTGCTATAGCGGGAAAATAA
- a CDS encoding ATP phosphoribosyltransferase regulatory subunit — protein MEKLLENFARGEVAALKLRRLFESYGFQKTVLSKFEDYALYVDNRRFLNTESIITFMDLDGKLMALRPDVTLSLVKNAPEKDTGCRERLYYTEEVFRLSKENREYKMVDQIGLELIGKNDPFSNLEVLYLALESLGVISPDFILDISHSGFVSGMFEGMELSYADESRIFKSIHAKNSWELSGILEDLGTAPERKRQIIALLELDGPLKESLVKAKKLIANPVMEKAWQELCQLSEILCANGWAEKVHLDFSVVNDLTYYNGLIFKGYIQNIPSAVLFGGRYDKLLQRLGKENGAIGFAISLNALDDYFQRGEGKEVDYLILYDAGADIASLMQKARELRRDGSAVRVERLSAIGDERLIRCKQRFYFQQNQLVKG, from the coding sequence ATGGAAAAGCTGCTTGAGAATTTTGCCCGGGGTGAGGTTGCGGCGCTAAAGCTGCGGCGGCTGTTTGAAAGCTATGGCTTTCAAAAAACAGTTCTGAGCAAATTTGAGGACTATGCCCTGTATGTGGATAACCGCCGCTTTCTCAATACAGAAAGCATTATCACCTTTATGGATTTGGATGGAAAGCTGATGGCCCTGCGGCCGGATGTGACCCTCTCTTTGGTCAAAAATGCCCCGGAAAAGGATACAGGGTGCCGGGAACGCCTCTACTATACCGAGGAAGTGTTTCGCCTTTCCAAGGAGAACCGGGAATATAAGATGGTCGACCAGATTGGCCTTGAGTTGATTGGGAAGAACGATCCTTTTTCCAATCTTGAGGTTTTGTATTTGGCACTTGAAAGCCTTGGAGTGATTAGCCCGGATTTTATACTGGATATTTCCCACAGCGGCTTTGTGTCAGGGATGTTTGAAGGTATGGAGTTATCCTATGCGGATGAAAGCAGGATTTTCAAAAGCATTCATGCTAAAAACAGCTGGGAGCTCAGCGGTATTTTAGAGGATTTGGGAACAGCACCAGAGCGTAAGCGGCAGATTATTGCTTTGCTGGAGCTGGATGGCCCTCTGAAAGAATCTCTCGTAAAAGCAAAAAAGCTCATTGCTAACCCGGTGATGGAGAAGGCTTGGCAGGAGCTTTGCCAGCTCAGCGAAATTCTTTGTGCCAATGGCTGGGCAGAAAAGGTGCATCTGGATTTCTCCGTGGTCAACGATCTTACATATTACAACGGCCTGATTTTTAAAGGCTATATCCAGAACATTCCTTCCGCCGTGCTTTTTGGAGGCCGGTATGATAAGCTCCTCCAACGGCTGGGCAAAGAAAACGGAGCCATCGGCTTTGCTATTTCCCTCAACGCATTGGATGATTATTTCCAAAGGGGAGAGGGCAAAGAGGTGGATTACCTGATTCTTTATGATGCGGGTGCGGATATCGCTTCCTTGATGCAAAAGGCCCGGGAGCTGCGCCGGGATGGTTCCGCTGTTCGTGTCGAGCGCCTTTCCGCCATAGGAGATGAGCGGCTTATTCGATGCAAACAGCGATTCTATTTTCAGCAAAACCAGTTGGTAAAGGGGTGA
- the hisG gene encoding ATP phosphoribosyltransferase — protein MLSIALPKGRLSDKVYGLMSRIGYNCESFLEDSRKLVIEDTANGFRYFLVKPSDVAIYVERGAADAGVVGKDILLESQPDVYELLNLGLGRCRMAVCAPNGYEENSGLPLRVATKYVNITKQYYSSQNREIEIIKLNGSIELAPILHLSDVIVDIVETGSTLKENDMKVLGSFLDISARFIANKASYKFKYHEINTLAEKLREVSAL, from the coding sequence ATGTTAAGCATTGCGTTGCCTAAGGGCAGACTGAGCGATAAGGTTTATGGGCTGATGTCCCGCATTGGCTATAACTGCGAAAGCTTTTTGGAGGATAGCCGCAAGCTGGTGATTGAAGATACCGCCAACGGCTTCCGCTATTTTCTGGTCAAGCCCTCGGATGTTGCCATTTATGTGGAACGGGGAGCCGCCGATGCCGGTGTTGTGGGCAAGGATATCCTACTGGAAAGCCAGCCAGATGTGTATGAACTGCTCAATCTGGGGCTGGGCCGATGCAGGATGGCGGTCTGCGCTCCCAATGGCTATGAAGAAAACTCCGGGCTGCCTCTGCGGGTGGCCACTAAATACGTGAACATCACCAAGCAATACTACTCCTCCCAGAATCGGGAAATTGAGATTATCAAGCTGAACGGTTCCATTGAGCTGGCGCCGATTCTACATCTTTCGGATGTCATTGTCGATATTGTAGAGACAGGCTCCACCCTTAAGGAAAACGATATGAAGGTTCTCGGCAGCTTTTTGGATATCAGCGCCCGCTTTATTGCCAACAAGGCCAGCTACAAGTTCAAATACCATGAGATCAACACCCTTGCAGAAAAACTCAGGGAGGTATCGGCACTATGA